A single genomic interval of Brevibacillus brevis harbors:
- a CDS encoding S-layer homology domain-containing protein, producing MNVRQNMMSLSILAFLTVSFAQPSFAATTPFTDLAQSGAKDKILSLQQQGVIKGVEDSKFAPNETITAAQGIQLIVNAFDLSLAAIRFVKAPQATDFFSKADNDAWYAESLIIAAANGLDLPDDLDPNAEWTKEQFIHQLMRVMEAKGNLPMIKLVPVEIQDNHELTVDYQGSIQRAIARDIIELDKENKLHPQKTITREEAAEMIYNALAYLKSHKPLN from the coding sequence ATGAATGTCAGACAAAATATGATGTCTCTCTCCATCCTTGCTTTTTTAACTGTGTCATTCGCCCAACCAAGCTTTGCTGCAACGACTCCTTTTACGGATCTTGCCCAATCGGGAGCGAAAGATAAAATTCTTTCCTTACAGCAACAAGGCGTAATAAAAGGCGTAGAGGATAGCAAATTTGCACCGAACGAAACGATAACGGCTGCTCAAGGTATTCAACTGATTGTAAATGCCTTTGATTTGAGTCTGGCAGCGATCCGTTTTGTAAAGGCTCCACAAGCTACTGACTTTTTTTCCAAAGCAGATAACGATGCTTGGTATGCAGAGAGTCTGATCATAGCGGCTGCGAACGGATTGGACTTACCAGATGATCTTGATCCGAATGCAGAATGGACCAAAGAGCAGTTCATTCACCAGCTAATGAGAGTCATGGAGGCCAAGGGTAATCTGCCCATGATCAAACTCGTACCGGTAGAAATCCAAGATAATCATGAACTCACCGTGGATTACCAAGGTTCCATTCAACGAGCTATTGCGAGAGATATTATCGAATTGGACAAGGAAAACAAGCTCCATCCGCAAAAGACCATCACTCGTGAAGAGGCAGCCGAAATGATATATAATGCCCTTGCGTATTTAAAAAGTCATAAGCCTCTGAACTGA
- a CDS encoding MarR family winged helix-turn-helix transcriptional regulator, producing MSQAIKKVTQAESDVQGLSPVQIQALLFTFYTRSDVATIGNFAKAIGTTHVTAVKIINGLVTKGHMTKVPKKEDRRVTLLQLTKKGKEAALSLEKWGYTLEEALHSIPDEILEDFEIGLGSVITAMQRRGYLVVAEPCLGCMHFRPNTGDSHTPHYCAFIEKYLTHEASLKECPEHISSEND from the coding sequence ATGTCCCAGGCGATAAAAAAGGTGACGCAGGCAGAGAGTGATGTACAGGGATTGTCACCCGTACAAATTCAGGCGTTACTGTTCACTTTCTATACGAGAAGCGACGTGGCTACCATTGGTAACTTTGCCAAGGCAATCGGAACGACACATGTGACAGCTGTTAAGATCATCAATGGACTCGTAACGAAAGGACACATGACGAAAGTACCTAAAAAAGAAGATAGACGAGTGACCCTGCTTCAACTGACTAAAAAGGGAAAAGAAGCTGCATTAAGCCTTGAAAAATGGGGGTATACACTGGAAGAAGCCCTTCATTCGATTCCAGATGAGATACTGGAAGATTTCGAGATCGGGCTCGGTTCCGTGATAACAGCGATGCAGAGACGTGGTTATCTCGTTGTAGCGGAGCCCTGTCTAGGCTGCATGCATTTTCGCCCGAATACAGGTGATTCCCATACACCCCATTATTGCGCGTTCATTGAAAAGTACCTTACGCATGAAGCATCCTTGAAAGAATGCCCCGAGCATATTTCCTCTGAGAATGACTAA
- a CDS encoding acyl-CoA dehydrogenase family protein, with product MNVTFSSEIEELRKAVRSFISEKVDPVADHIEREDHIPDQIMEMCKEVGLFGLSIPEQYGGLGINMLGKCAIFEEIGKTSNGFTTVIGCHNGIGSVGIVEMGTEEQKRKYLPRMATGEMMGAFALTEPSAGSNATNLKTRAVRKADKYILNGSKHYITNAPIAGIFTVMAVTDPSMGAKGITSFLVEKDFPGFQIGKIEEKMGLRGSHSAEIFFEDCEVPVENVLGHEGMGYTNALKILANGRAGLAARNLGSCQKLLDMSMKYAMERIQFDKPIFEQQIIQHYLAEIALDCETLRAFTHHVASLVDQGKNVIKEAAMVKLFASEVYNRVADKAVQIHGGIGYIKEYPVERYYRDARITKIYEGTSEIQKNIIAGRLRKEYS from the coding sequence ATGAACGTTACATTCAGCAGTGAAATAGAAGAGCTGCGCAAAGCTGTGCGGAGTTTTATCAGTGAGAAGGTCGACCCAGTCGCTGATCACATTGAACGGGAAGATCATATACCAGATCAAATCATGGAGATGTGTAAAGAAGTGGGATTGTTTGGACTGAGCATCCCCGAACAATACGGCGGACTCGGTATTAATATGCTTGGAAAATGCGCTATTTTTGAAGAGATTGGGAAAACAAGCAATGGATTTACGACCGTCATTGGTTGCCATAATGGCATCGGTTCTGTAGGGATTGTCGAAATGGGCACTGAAGAGCAAAAACGAAAATATTTGCCGCGCATGGCTACCGGTGAAATGATGGGTGCTTTCGCTTTAACAGAACCAAGTGCAGGATCAAATGCGACTAATTTAAAGACAAGGGCTGTACGGAAAGCAGACAAATACATCTTGAATGGCTCCAAACATTACATCACGAATGCGCCCATCGCTGGCATTTTTACGGTCATGGCTGTCACCGATCCTTCCATGGGAGCAAAAGGGATTACCTCCTTTTTAGTCGAAAAAGATTTCCCAGGCTTCCAGATCGGAAAAATAGAGGAAAAGATGGGCTTGAGGGGCTCCCACTCGGCTGAAATATTTTTTGAAGATTGCGAAGTTCCTGTAGAAAACGTCCTTGGCCATGAGGGAATGGGCTATACCAATGCTCTCAAAATCCTAGCGAATGGACGGGCGGGATTGGCAGCCCGAAATCTCGGTTCTTGCCAAAAACTACTGGATATGTCCATGAAATATGCGATGGAGCGCATCCAATTTGACAAGCCGATTTTTGAACAACAAATTATCCAGCACTACTTGGCAGAAATAGCACTGGACTGTGAAACACTGCGTGCGTTTACGCATCATGTCGCATCGCTCGTGGACCAAGGCAAGAATGTGATCAAAGAAGCCGCGATGGTGAAACTGTTTGCCTCCGAAGTCTATAACCGTGTGGCAGATAAAGCGGTACAAATCCATGGGGGGATCGGATATATCAAGGAATACCCAGTCGAGCGTTATTACCGGGATGCCAGAATTACCAAGATTTATGAAGGTACCTCTGAAATCCAAAAGAACATTATCGCAGGTCGTTTACGTAAGGAATACTCGTAA
- a CDS encoding glutaredoxin family protein: protein MLKAIFYHAGCPVCVDAEQVVLDYLDQTKLDVEIVHLGTERNRLEEAEKAGIQSVPALVIGGNVYHINFGASLEDVKNG from the coding sequence ATGCTAAAAGCCATTTTTTATCATGCAGGTTGCCCAGTATGTGTAGATGCGGAGCAAGTCGTCCTTGATTACCTGGATCAAACAAAGCTCGATGTTGAAATTGTCCACCTTGGTACGGAGCGGAACCGCCTTGAAGAAGCAGAGAAGGCTGGTATTCAATCAGTACCTGCTCTCGTGATTGGCGGAAACGTCTACCACATTAACTTTGGGGCAAGCCTGGAAGATGTGAAAAACGGCTAA
- a CDS encoding citryl-CoA lyase, whose amino-acid sequence MEFQTNIGVSKSDKIYVHGYDLTEELIGQITLADMAFLGAAHRKPTQNESKMLNACMVAICEHGFTPSSISARLTYLGAPEAVQAAVAAGLLGAGSVYLGAMEYVAQMLQEGLQKYGADCDRKEVAKRILEEREERGLQMPGFGHPIHRPVDPRTPKLFALAEELGFAGDHMAIMKEIHEQFSTKKGKQITLNVAGAIGAVLSDMRLHYSVVKSFAVAARAVGLIAHIVEEIESGRKDCMAQKLYDFVEENTLYTNRIPDEVK is encoded by the coding sequence ATGGAATTCCAGACAAACATCGGTGTATCAAAATCAGACAAGATTTATGTTCATGGCTATGATTTGACAGAAGAATTAATTGGACAGATCACCTTGGCGGATATGGCATTCCTAGGAGCAGCCCACCGGAAGCCTACCCAAAATGAATCAAAAATGTTGAATGCGTGCATGGTTGCTATATGTGAACATGGATTTACGCCAAGCTCGATTTCCGCACGGTTGACCTATCTGGGAGCACCGGAAGCTGTGCAAGCTGCAGTCGCAGCCGGATTGTTGGGGGCGGGTTCAGTCTATCTAGGAGCGATGGAATACGTTGCCCAAATGCTCCAAGAAGGGTTGCAGAAGTACGGTGCCGATTGCGACAGGAAAGAGGTCGCCAAACGAATCCTGGAGGAGCGTGAAGAAAGAGGACTGCAAATGCCAGGGTTCGGGCATCCGATTCATAGACCTGTTGATCCACGTACCCCAAAATTGTTTGCGTTGGCAGAGGAGCTAGGCTTTGCTGGAGACCATATGGCTATTATGAAAGAAATTCATGAGCAATTCAGCACGAAAAAAGGCAAACAGATCACGCTAAATGTTGCAGGTGCCATTGGCGCTGTGCTCTCGGATATGAGGTTGCACTACAGTGTCGTGAAATCATTTGCAGTCGCGGCGAGGGCCGTCGGACTGATTGCCCACATTGTGGAAGAAATTGAATCGGGCAGGAAAGATTGCATGGCACAGAAGCTATACGACTTTGTGGAGGAGAATACCCTCTACACTAATCGCATACCAGACGAAGTGAAGTAG
- a CDS encoding sensor histidine kinase, whose translation MSIFIFFSTSNLVHQHEQKLLNQKATAIAADLKTEITEEASLTINYLTRLLTNYADVNQSINISDQNGKEIASIQGANWTKEPEDYYERTLVAKEPVQLPFTSELLFVQISTTTEALEWYFSILLTILFLSSFFTLLLSAIGGYWLSNWGLKPLDHLIQQIHSIFPQRLSQRIHHHHVENEIYELIHAFNLLLDRMEEAMVYQQRFVTDASHELRTPLSIIEGYVSLLQRWGQHKPEVRDEALAAVQQECKRLFKLIDDLLSLAKLQHTSQPGSTKVVQPLTPLLLEVKQAWVPIFPPQIKLLFEWEEALVLLMDRERIRQLLDILLDNARKYTDEGQVKVRAYGDEEAVHIVVEDTGIGIQAKEIPHLFKRFYRVDKSRTRKRGGSGIGLAIAQAIVADHEGSISIAPSSERGLVVHVLLKKAGMD comes from the coding sequence TTGTCCATTTTTATTTTTTTCAGCACCTCTAATCTCGTCCATCAACATGAGCAAAAATTGCTCAATCAGAAAGCAACGGCCATCGCAGCCGATTTGAAAACGGAAATCACCGAGGAAGCATCGCTGACGATTAACTATTTGACTCGTTTGTTAACCAATTACGCTGACGTCAATCAATCCATAAACATTAGCGACCAGAACGGCAAGGAAATCGCTTCGATACAGGGAGCCAATTGGACAAAAGAGCCGGAAGACTATTATGAAAGAACCTTGGTGGCTAAAGAACCGGTACAGCTACCGTTCACATCCGAGCTTTTGTTTGTGCAGATTTCTACGACGACAGAGGCGCTTGAATGGTATTTTTCCATCTTGCTCACGATTCTTTTTCTCTCTTCCTTTTTTACCTTGTTACTTTCCGCGATTGGGGGCTATTGGTTGAGTAACTGGGGACTTAAGCCTCTCGATCATCTTATCCAGCAAATCCATTCCATTTTCCCTCAACGTCTCTCCCAACGAATTCACCATCATCACGTAGAGAATGAAATCTACGAGCTGATCCATGCCTTTAATCTGTTGTTAGACCGTATGGAAGAAGCAATGGTCTATCAGCAGCGATTCGTCACAGATGCATCACACGAGTTGCGTACACCACTCTCGATTATTGAAGGGTATGTAAGTCTTCTGCAAAGATGGGGGCAGCACAAGCCTGAAGTAAGAGATGAAGCACTCGCTGCTGTTCAGCAGGAGTGTAAACGACTTTTCAAACTCATTGATGACCTGCTATCGCTCGCTAAATTGCAGCATACGTCACAACCAGGCTCAACGAAAGTCGTTCAGCCATTAACCCCTCTGCTCCTTGAAGTAAAGCAAGCGTGGGTACCCATCTTCCCTCCACAAATCAAGCTGCTTTTTGAATGGGAAGAAGCTCTTGTCCTGTTGATGGATCGTGAGCGGATTCGACAATTATTGGACATCCTTTTGGACAATGCACGGAAATACACAGATGAAGGGCAAGTGAAGGTACGAGCATATGGGGATGAAGAGGCCGTGCACATTGTGGTAGAGGATACAGGGATCGGTATTCAAGCCAAGGAGATTCCCCACCTTTTTAAGCGATTTTATCGTGTGGACAAATCCCGTACACGAAAAAGGGGAGGAAGCGGGATCGGTCTGGCCATCGCCCAAGCGATTGTCGCAGATCACGAAGGAAGCATCTCTATTGCTCCATCCTCGGAAAGAGGCTTGGTTGTGCATGTTTTGTTGAAAAAAGCGGGAATGGATTGA
- a CDS encoding serine hydrolase domain-containing protein has product MKMNEWEASFEAYVQRLMDDFQVPGAIIAVAKDGELTYEKAFGYRDREKQAPIDLNTVFGIGSITKSFTCMAIMQLQEEGKLSVHDPVITYLPEFRTPNEAQTKSITIHHFMTHTLGFPPLPALIPAMLPSLQADPTAEELLQHFEAHCKHPIDTFEELMSYIEKLPFELLGPAGTEFSYSNEAFGLLGAIIERVSGKTYEAYVQEHILQPLGMERTVFHVEELGEDDNTTMLYTRRLNDGVREVVRAPGWWDAPAMRAAGFLKSSARDMLRYADVYRTGGLSNGARIFSGDSASQMTAPHVRIDLSRSYGYGLGVFPFSEDYTLLTHTGGLKGMTAQMFIIPEAGVTGILLTNMDDAPISNLTLGLLNSMFGRPLERQFATFSECEVPLAYLQQCPGTYKSGEGEAVEITFDEAQRQLVLVLGSDVFPLRSVGEDTFLFTRHNIDSLIRFVRHPDGEIKRLAFGSRQMPKVI; this is encoded by the coding sequence ATGAAGATGAATGAGTGGGAAGCGTCGTTTGAAGCATACGTCCAAAGGCTGATGGATGATTTTCAAGTTCCCGGTGCGATCATTGCTGTAGCCAAAGACGGAGAACTCACTTATGAAAAAGCGTTTGGTTATCGGGACCGCGAAAAGCAAGCTCCCATCGATCTGAATACGGTATTTGGGATCGGATCGATTACGAAATCGTTTACATGCATGGCGATCATGCAGCTTCAGGAAGAAGGAAAGCTTTCCGTGCATGATCCGGTTATCACCTATTTACCTGAGTTTCGCACACCGAACGAAGCACAAACGAAGAGCATCACCATTCATCATTTCATGACACATACCCTCGGATTTCCACCACTTCCAGCTCTCATTCCCGCCATGCTACCCAGCTTACAAGCCGATCCGACAGCAGAAGAATTACTTCAACATTTTGAAGCGCACTGTAAACACCCAATTGATACCTTCGAAGAACTCATGTCATATATAGAGAAGCTGCCCTTTGAATTGTTGGGACCTGCTGGAACGGAATTCAGCTATTCGAACGAAGCTTTTGGTTTGCTTGGGGCAATTATTGAGCGTGTCAGCGGCAAAACATACGAAGCTTATGTCCAAGAGCATATTTTACAGCCACTTGGCATGGAACGAACAGTTTTTCATGTGGAGGAATTAGGTGAGGACGACAATACTACCATGCTGTACACACGTCGCTTGAACGATGGCGTTCGAGAAGTAGTACGTGCCCCCGGCTGGTGGGATGCTCCCGCCATGCGTGCAGCAGGCTTCCTCAAATCGTCCGCACGTGACATGCTTCGGTATGCAGATGTTTATCGGACAGGCGGGCTTTCAAATGGAGCGAGAATCTTCTCGGGAGATAGCGCCTCACAAATGACTGCCCCCCATGTCCGTATTGACTTGAGCCGCAGCTATGGTTACGGACTCGGCGTGTTTCCATTTTCCGAAGATTACACCTTACTTACCCATACTGGCGGCTTAAAAGGGATGACCGCACAAATGTTCATCATTCCAGAGGCGGGAGTAACTGGCATCCTTTTGACCAACATGGATGATGCCCCCATTTCCAATCTGACATTAGGACTGTTGAACAGCATGTTCGGTCGCCCGCTCGAGAGGCAGTTCGCCACGTTTTCCGAATGTGAAGTGCCGCTTGCTTACTTGCAGCAATGCCCCGGTACATATAAATCCGGAGAAGGTGAAGCAGTAGAGATTACCTTCGATGAAGCACAGAGACAGCTCGTACTCGTTCTAGGCAGTGATGTGTTCCCACTGCGTTCCGTTGGCGAAGATACGTTTCTTTTCACGCGCCACAACATCGATTCACTCATCCGCTTTGTTCGCCATCCAGACGGTGAGATCAAGCGCTTGGCGTTTGGTTCGCGCCAAATGCCGAAAGTAATCTAA
- a CDS encoding LysR family transcriptional regulator: MELKQLEYFMALCQELNFTRAAEKLGIAQPSLSQQIRLLEHEIGMPLFDRVGKRTVMTEAGRTLLHHSYNVFHELSQARAAISELQGLSRGSLKIGVLLTVVNYLLPPTVIEFHQRYPKVELSIFGLRTGDIYEGLLKNELDLGIVFLPMEHDDLETIPLYTENLALGVPVDHPIAKEPFVSLAILKDLPSILLPNTYFLRQLIDEKCQELGFSAQPVLEMTTMESITNMVGQGVGVTVLSKGYLDYIDDKRIRTIPIQQPTITAQIGIVYRKNKYLCAASRVFMEQLLATVKHDDVR; this comes from the coding sequence TTGGAGCTCAAGCAATTAGAATACTTTATGGCACTGTGCCAGGAGTTGAATTTTACTCGCGCAGCCGAGAAATTGGGCATTGCGCAGCCCTCACTCAGTCAGCAAATCCGTCTGCTTGAGCATGAAATCGGCATGCCTTTGTTTGATCGCGTCGGCAAACGAACGGTTATGACGGAAGCAGGCAGAACATTGCTTCACCATAGCTACAATGTGTTTCATGAGTTGTCACAGGCACGTGCAGCGATTAGTGAGCTGCAAGGCTTAAGCAGAGGCTCCTTAAAAATTGGCGTACTACTGACAGTTGTCAATTATTTGCTCCCGCCCACTGTAATCGAGTTTCACCAGCGTTATCCGAAGGTTGAATTGTCTATTTTCGGGCTGAGAACCGGTGATATTTATGAAGGACTTCTAAAAAACGAACTTGATCTCGGCATTGTTTTTTTGCCTATGGAGCATGACGATCTGGAAACCATTCCACTCTATACGGAAAATCTGGCATTAGGAGTACCTGTGGATCATCCGATCGCAAAGGAACCATTTGTTTCTCTTGCGATTTTAAAAGACCTCCCCTCTATTTTATTGCCGAACACGTACTTTTTGCGTCAATTAATTGATGAAAAGTGTCAGGAGCTGGGCTTCTCGGCACAGCCTGTTTTGGAGATGACCACAATGGAATCGATTACGAATATGGTCGGGCAAGGTGTCGGTGTCACGGTCCTTTCGAAAGGCTACCTCGACTATATCGATGATAAACGGATTCGCACGATTCCGATCCAACAGCCTACTATCACGGCGCAAATCGGTATCGTTTACCGGAAAAACAAGTATTTGTGTGCAGCAAGCCGAGTCTTTATGGAACAGTTACTTGCCACGGTAAAACACGATGATGTTCGCTGA
- a CDS encoding response regulator transcription factor has protein sequence MPTPDGKGYLLLVEDEHNLARYLQLELENEGFSTDIEYDGLSGLEKALTVEYDLILLDVMLPELSGIELCRRIRETKDVPIVMITARGEVPDIVTGLDSGANDYLAKPFAIEELFARIRALLRQRESKANQEIVVGRLRIQPNARRVFLDEEEIMLTPREFDLLFYLVQNKEQAVSREQILTAVWGFDFMGNTNIVDVYIRYLRNKIESDPSVKLIHTVRGIGYTLRD, from the coding sequence ATGCCTACGCCAGATGGAAAAGGCTATTTGCTGCTCGTGGAAGATGAGCATAACTTGGCAAGATACTTACAGTTGGAGTTAGAGAATGAAGGATTTTCGACGGATATTGAATACGACGGGCTTTCCGGATTAGAAAAGGCACTAACGGTTGAGTACGACCTCATCCTGCTGGATGTCATGCTGCCCGAATTATCGGGGATAGAATTATGCCGACGAATTCGGGAAACCAAAGATGTCCCCATTGTTATGATCACGGCTCGTGGAGAGGTTCCGGATATCGTGACGGGGTTAGACAGTGGAGCCAATGACTACCTGGCGAAGCCGTTTGCCATCGAGGAGTTATTTGCCCGGATTCGGGCCTTATTGCGTCAGCGGGAATCAAAAGCGAATCAAGAGATAGTGGTTGGCCGATTGCGTATCCAGCCAAACGCGCGGCGCGTGTTCCTCGATGAAGAGGAAATCATGTTAACACCACGCGAATTTGATTTGCTTTTTTATCTGGTTCAAAACAAGGAGCAAGCGGTCTCGCGAGAGCAAATTCTCACAGCCGTTTGGGGTTTTGACTTTATGGGGAATACCAACATCGTGGATGTGTATATCCGGTATTTACGGAATAAAATTGAAAGTGATCCATCCGTCAAACTGATTCATACTGTGCGAGGAATTGGATATACACTACGAGATTAA
- a CDS encoding C40 family peptidase has protein sequence MTKRNWKGTTTTVVAILMGTSLLMNGQAYAASETSLTSTTTHKLDKQQKKHKNEQNLQQSIEASVEDQSNEQTEIQQFYQMVQDGTNNDLTANEESTTDQNGTDSSSTISDPSTEKDNRATNTSAPSSDIADQVISKGLKYKGVPYKYGSSKKTTRTFDCSSFTQRVFKEVGISLPRDSRQQSKVGKKVSKDQLQKGDLVFFRSYGSSSSRITHVAIYAGDNKLLHTYGKPGVTTTKFEGTSWEKRFELGRRVI, from the coding sequence ATGACAAAGCGCAACTGGAAAGGTACAACTACTACGGTCGTAGCTATTCTAATGGGAACTTCTCTTCTCATGAACGGACAAGCCTACGCAGCTTCAGAGACAAGTCTCACCTCCACAACTACACATAAACTGGATAAACAGCAGAAAAAACATAAGAATGAGCAGAACTTGCAACAAAGCATCGAAGCATCAGTTGAAGATCAGAGCAATGAACAGACTGAAATTCAGCAATTTTATCAAATGGTGCAAGATGGTACGAATAACGACCTGACAGCCAATGAGGAAAGCACTACGGACCAAAATGGAACAGATTCATCTTCAACCATTTCTGATCCAAGCACTGAGAAAGATAATAGGGCTACGAATACTTCCGCCCCCTCTTCCGACATTGCCGATCAGGTCATTTCAAAAGGCTTGAAGTATAAAGGCGTACCCTATAAGTACGGTTCGAGCAAAAAAACAACGCGCACATTTGATTGCTCTTCCTTTACACAGCGAGTGTTTAAAGAGGTCGGAATAAGTCTGCCGCGAGACTCACGTCAACAGTCCAAAGTCGGTAAAAAAGTCTCGAAGGATCAACTGCAAAAAGGAGATCTTGTGTTCTTCCGCAGCTACGGCAGCTCATCTTCTCGCATTACCCATGTTGCCATCTACGCTGGAGACAATAAGCTGCTGCATACGTACGGTAAGCCGGGAGTCACGACAACCAAATTTGAAGGGACTTCCTGGGAAAAACGATTTGAGCTTGGAAGACGTGTGATTTAA
- a CDS encoding M15 family metallopeptidase, whose translation MKKRFLLLSILLLLLAYSLLQPLVEDVWQKQPDVTAFPKYKEIRVEKDQIYQGDLLLVNKYDLIHPEAVPSDVIQLSSHKYLVEGYRLQDNSIELSEKAAEAFNEMVNAANSDNVKHFVLQSGYRSLEKRSELSKEKGHDNTLPDCLSEHHLGTSLDVASTQMKIDLSPEGKWLQKNAWKYGFILRYPKEKVAITGIPYNPTHYRFIGLPHSAIMQERQLSLEEYVHYLREAKEVSGTINGGDYKIYYFPVATSIMIQVPTNGKYVLSGDNQGGVIVTEFL comes from the coding sequence ATGAAAAAGCGATTTCTCTTACTAAGTATCCTTTTATTGCTACTGGCTTATTCGTTATTGCAACCTTTAGTAGAGGACGTATGGCAAAAACAGCCGGATGTTACAGCTTTCCCGAAGTACAAAGAGATTCGCGTTGAAAAAGACCAGATTTATCAGGGTGATCTGTTATTGGTCAACAAGTACGATCTGATCCATCCAGAGGCGGTGCCATCCGATGTGATCCAATTGTCTTCGCACAAATATTTAGTGGAGGGCTATCGCTTGCAAGACAATTCCATTGAATTGTCTGAGAAGGCAGCGGAGGCCTTCAACGAAATGGTGAACGCAGCAAACAGTGACAATGTAAAGCATTTTGTGCTCCAGAGCGGTTACAGAAGCTTGGAAAAACGGAGCGAACTGTCTAAAGAGAAGGGACATGACAATACTTTGCCAGATTGTTTGAGTGAACATCATCTGGGTACATCCCTGGACGTTGCATCCACACAAATGAAAATCGACTTATCCCCAGAAGGGAAGTGGCTACAAAAAAACGCCTGGAAATACGGGTTCATTTTGCGCTATCCGAAGGAAAAGGTCGCAATCACTGGCATTCCTTACAACCCTACCCATTACCGATTTATAGGTTTGCCGCACAGCGCCATTATGCAAGAGCGCCAATTATCCTTGGAGGAGTACGTGCATTACTTGCGGGAGGCAAAGGAAGTATCAGGGACGATAAATGGTGGCGACTACAAAATTTACTATTTTCCAGTGGCGACTAGCATCATGATTCAAGTGCCTACCAATGGGAAGTATGTGCTTTCTGGTGACAATCAGGGAGGTGTTATTGTGACAGAGTTTTTGTAG
- a CDS encoding M55 family metallopeptidase: MKVFISLDMEGISGLSEWEDVIPGHRHYEAGRRLLTQDVNAAIEGALEAGATQIIVNESHGPMNNIILEELNPQADVIRGFFKPLCMMQGIDSSCDAAFFIGYHGKAGTGDAVLNHTLSGLAIHRLILNGKEVGEAGLNAAIAGAFGVPVVLVTGDSQTAKEVEEDIPGVFTVAVKTGITGLSSQAMHPVRARELIRQQAKEALLHRNTVKPLEQRAENTIEVEFTKSQFATAVSWMPGVELIEGRTVRFHSPEVVSMMPVLQAMLLITGQVNRMIMG, translated from the coding sequence ATGAAGGTGTTTATTTCGTTGGACATGGAAGGGATCTCTGGACTAAGCGAATGGGAGGATGTTATCCCCGGCCACAGACATTACGAAGCGGGGAGAAGACTGCTGACCCAAGACGTAAATGCAGCGATTGAGGGTGCACTGGAAGCAGGTGCTACCCAAATTATTGTCAATGAGTCTCATGGACCGATGAATAATATCATTTTGGAAGAATTGAATCCACAGGCAGATGTCATCCGCGGTTTTTTCAAGCCTCTTTGTATGATGCAGGGGATCGACAGTAGCTGCGATGCCGCATTTTTCATCGGTTATCATGGAAAAGCGGGAACAGGAGATGCGGTACTCAATCATACGTTGTCTGGTCTCGCTATCCATCGGCTGATCTTAAATGGCAAAGAGGTGGGCGAAGCAGGTTTAAATGCAGCAATAGCGGGAGCCTTTGGTGTCCCTGTCGTACTCGTTACCGGAGACTCCCAGACGGCTAAAGAGGTGGAAGAAGATATCCCTGGAGTCTTTACAGTCGCCGTGAAAACTGGGATAACTGGACTCTCGTCGCAAGCAATGCATCCAGTTCGTGCGAGAGAGCTGATCCGTCAGCAAGCAAAAGAAGCGTTGCTCCATCGCAATACCGTTAAACCGCTTGAGCAAAGAGCAGAGAATACGATAGAAGTCGAGTTTACGAAATCACAATTTGCCACAGCAGTCAGCTGGATGCCAGGAGTTGAACTCATCGAAGGACGAACGGTACGCTTCCATTCGCCTGAAGTTGTTAGTATGATGCCCGTCTTGCAGGCGATGCTGTTGATAACCGGGCAAGTGAATCGGATGATTATGGGTTAA